From a single Ailuropoda melanoleuca isolate Jingjing chromosome 12, ASM200744v2, whole genome shotgun sequence genomic region:
- the FZD10 gene encoding frizzled-10 → MPRPGPRLWLVLQVMGSCAAISSMDMERPGDGKCQPIEIPMCKDIGYNMTRMPNLMGHENQREAAIQLHEFAPLVEYGCHGHLRFFLCSLYAPMCTEQVSTPIPACRVMCEQARLKCSPIMEQFNFKWPDSLDCSKLPNKNDPNYLCMEAPNNGSDEPSRGSGLFPPLFRPQRPHSAQEHSLRDAGPGRASCDNPGKFHHVEKSAACAPLCTPGVDVYWSRGDKRFAVVWLAVWAVLCFFSSAFTVLTFLIDPARFRYPERPIIFLSMCYCVYSVGYIIRLFAGAESIACDRDSGQLYVIQEGLESTGCTLVFLVLYYFGMASSLWWVILTLTWFLAAGKKWGHEAIEAHSSYFHLAAWAIPAVKTILLLVMRRVAGDELTGVCYVGSMDVNALTGFVLIPLACYLVVGTSFILSGFVALFHIRRVMKTGGENTDKLEKLMVRIGVFSVLYTVPATCVIACYFYERLNMEYWKILAAQHKCKMNNQTKSLDCVMAASIPAVEIFMVKIFMLLVVGITSGMWVWTSKTLQSWQNVCSRRFKKESRRKPASVITNSGIYKKAQHPQKTHLGKYEIPAQPPTCV, encoded by the coding sequence ATGCCGCGTCCGGGCCCCCGCCTGTGGCTGGTCCTGCAGGTGATGGGTTCGTGCGCCGCCATCAGCTCCATGGACATGGAGCGTCCGGGCGACGGCAAGTGCCAACCCATCGAGATCCCGATGTGCAAGGACATTGGCTACAACATGACCCGTATGCCCAACCTGATGGGCCACGAGAACCAGCGCGAGGCCGCCATCCAGCTGCACGAGTTCGCGCCGCTGGTGGAGTACGGCTGCCACGGCCACCTCCGCTTCTTCCTGTGCTCGCTGTACGCGCCCATGTGCACAGAGCAAgtctccacccccatccccgcCTGCCGGGTCATGTGCGAGCAGGCCCGGCTCAAGTGCTCCCCGATCATGGAGCAGTTCAACTTCAAGTGGCCCGACTCCCTGGACTGCAGCAAACTCCCCAACAAGAACGACCCCAACTACTTGTGCATGGAGGCGCCCAACAACGGCTCGGACGAGCCCTCCCGGGGCTCGGGCCTGTTCCCGCCGCTCTTCCGGCCGCAGCGGCCGCACAGCGCGCAGGAGCACTCGCTCAGGGACGCGGGCCCGGGGCGCGCCAGCTGCGACAACCCGGGCAAGTTCCACCACGTGGAGAAGAGCGCGGCGTGCGCGCCGCTGTGCACGCCCGGCGTGGACGTGTACTGGAGCCGCGGCGACAAGCGCTTCGCCGTGGTCTGGCTGGCTGTCTGGGCCGTGCTGTGCTTCTTCTCCAGCGCCTTCACCGTGCTCACCTTCCTCATCGACCCAGCGCGCTTCAGGTACCCCGAGCGCCCCATCATCTTCCTCTCCATGTGCTACTGCGTCTATTCGGTGGGCTACATCATCCGCCTGTTCGCGGGCGCGGAGAGCATCGCCTGCGACCGGGACAGCGGGCAGCTCTATGTCATCCAGGAGGGGCTGGAGAGCACGGGCTGCACCCTCGTCTTCCTGGTCCTCTATTACTTCGGCATGGCCAGCTCGCTGTGGTGGGTGATTCTCACGCTCACCTGGTTCCTGGCTGCGGGCAAGAAGTGGGGCCACGAGGCCATCGAGGCCCACAGTAGCTACTTCCACCTGGCGGCCTGGGCCATCCCGGCCGTCAAGACCATCCTGCTCCTGGTGATGCGCAGGGTGGCGGGCGACGAGCTCACGGGCGTGTGCTACGTGGGCAGCATGGACGTGAACGCCCTCACCGGCTTCGTGCTCATCCCGCTGGCCTGCTACCTGGTCGTCGGCACTTCCTTCATCCTCTCCGGCTTCGTGGCCCTCTTCCATATCCGCAGGGTGATGAAGACCGGTGGGGAGAACACCGACAAACTGGAGAAGCTCATGGTGAGGATTGGAGTCTTCTCGGTGCTCTATACCGTGCCGGCCACCTGTGTGATTGCCTGTTACTTTTACGAACGCCTCAACATGGAGTACTGGAAAATCCTGGCCGCGCAGCACAAGTGCAAAATGAACAACCAGACCAAAAGTCTGGACTGCGTGATGGCCGCGTCCATCCCGGCCGTGGAGATCTTCATGGTGAAGATCTTCATGCTGCTGGTGGTGGGCATCACCAGCGGGATGTGGGTCTGGACGTCCAAGACCCTGCAGTCCTGGCAGAACGTTTGCAGCCGCAGGTTCAAgaaggagagcaggaggaagCCCGCCAGCGTCATCACCAACAGTGGGATTTACAAAAAAGCCCAGCATCCCCAAAAAACCCATCTCGGGAAATATGAAatccctgcccagcctcccacctGTGTGTGA